Proteins encoded together in one Deltaproteobacteria bacterium window:
- the yajC gene encoding preprotein translocase subunit YajC: MAGNPQGQAGGAPQGNMLMSFAPLLAIFVIFYFLLIRPQQKQQKKVSQMLAAVRKGDQVVTRGGIYGKVVGIADNVLTVEIAQNVQVKMNRDAIIHVTPSAE; encoded by the coding sequence ATGGCAGGAAATCCACAAGGACAGGCAGGCGGTGCACCACAAGGAAATATGTTGATGAGCTTTGCCCCACTGCTCGCCATTTTCGTTATTTTCTATTTTTTGCTGATCCGCCCCCAACAAAAACAGCAAAAAAAGGTAAGCCAGATGCTCGCCGCTGTCCGTAAAGGAGATCAGGTCGTTACTCGCGGAGGAATTTACGGAAAAGTTGTGGGCATTGCAGACAATGTTCTCACCGTCGAAATCGCCCAAAATGTGCAGGTCAAAATGAATCGCGACGCCATTATTCACGTCACCCCGTCGGCAGAATGA